The following coding sequences are from one Natrarchaeobaculum sulfurireducens window:
- a CDS encoding archaellin/type IV pilin N-terminal domain-containing protein, with product MFDRNSTDKSSDRGQVGIGTLIVFIAMVLVAAIAAGVLINTAGMLQAQAMATGEESTELVSERIDTGSAVGIVADDGGSDSGELEEIRLGLSAAAGAGEINLDDTVVQALGPEGQVNLVYAESTSDAFDTNDIEDLEEDRFIAQDMDGEFVDPEDVILNDDNGQFTLVFNPEAEPFGTTDDAFGEGDEASLDIVSPSSATTSVELNAPDLFQHDGEAVRL from the coding sequence ATGTTTGACAGAAATTCCACTGACAAAAGTTCGGACCGAGGTCAGGTAGGGATCGGTACGCTTATCGTGTTCATCGCGATGGTGCTGGTCGCTGCGATCGCCGCCGGCGTCCTGATCAATACAGCAGGTATGTTACAGGCGCAGGCCATGGCCACCGGCGAAGAGAGTACAGAACTCGTTTCGGAACGTATCGATACAGGAAGTGCAGTAGGCATCGTCGCTGACGACGGCGGTTCAGACTCCGGGGAGCTTGAGGAGATTCGACTCGGTCTCTCAGCAGCAGCGGGTGCTGGTGAGATCAATCTTGACGATACCGTCGTTCAGGCACTCGGACCAGAGGGGCAAGTAAACCTCGTTTACGCTGAGAGTACTTCCGATGCGTTCGATACCAATGACATTGAAGACTTAGAAGAAGATCGGTTCATCGCACAGGATATGGATGGAGAATTCGTCGATCCAGAAGACGTGATCCTCAACGACGACAATGGCCAATTCACACTGGTATTCAATCCTGAGGCTGAGCCGTTCGGAACTACAGACGACGCGTTCGGAGAGGGTGACGAAGCCTCTCTTGACATCGTCTCCCCATCTTCCGCCACCACCTCTGTCGAACTGAACGCTCCAGACCTCTTCCAGCACGACGGTGAAGCCGTTCGCCTGTGA